GTGTCGAGACAACAACAGAAAACCTTCATTAAACTTCACCTGTCCGTTACCAGGATGCTCCAGAACTGCAGCCTTCTGGTTATCAACCAGTACCTGCGCACTTGAACCCCCGAACCACTCGAACGCCCGGATCAGGCTTTCATAAGTGTGTTCCGCATCATTGCTGTAAGCAGCAAAGGCATAGAAGCGGCGTGAGTAGCCCAGAACATTAACGGAGACATAAACTTTGCGAAGCTCACCTCCAACTTCGATCTGCAGTTCTCCCCAGTCGTGCTGCAACTGGTGACCGGGAGCCGTTTCATAACGGGTGGTCGCCTTGCTTTCACGCAGGGTGCGTTTAGGGTGGATATAGTCCCGTAAAATGGTGATGCCACCGGCATATCCCTGCCCTTTGATTTCGGCAAATATGACCTCGGCATTCCAGACATTCTCAGCCAGTAACGCGTCAATGACGGATTTGAAATCATCAAGCTTACTCTGGCGAACACCGGATTTGCGTCTGGGTGGTGGCCCTTGCCTTTGCAGGGCTCTCTTGACGGTACTGACAGAGCAACCTCTCTGGCAGGCAATGTCCTCAAGATAGCAGCCTTTGTCTCTGGCTTGCTTTATCATAAGGTAGTCCTCTCGGTTGATCATGGCTCCTTTTCCTGAGTGCTGATAACACTATGGGATTCGGCCATGAAGTGGTAAATCGAGAGGTCATTTCAAACCGGTGATTTGGGGTCATTTATTGGCGGAGGTAACANNNNNNNNNNNNNNNNNNNNNNNNNNNNNNNNNNNNNNNNNNNNNNNNNNNNNNNNNNNNNNNNNNNNNNNNNNNNNNNNNNNNNNNNNNNNNNNNNNNNNNNNNNNNNNNNNNNNNNNNNNNNNNNNNNNNNNNNNNNNNNNNNNNNNNNNNNNNNNNNNNNNNNNNNNNNNNNNNNNNNNNNNNNNNNNNNNNNNNNNNNNNNNNNNNNNNNNNNNNNNNNNNNNNNNNNNNNNNNNNNNNNNNNNNNNNNNNNNNNNNNNNNNNNNNNNNNNNNNNNNNNNNNNNNNNNNNNNNNNNNNNNNNNNNNNNNNNNNNNNNNNNNNNNNNNNNNNNNNNNNNNNNNNNNNNNNNNNNNNNNNNNNNNNNNNNNNNNNNNNNNNNNNNNNNNNNNNNNNNNNNNNNNNNNNNNNNNNNNNNNNNNNNNNNNNNNNNNNNNNNNNNNNNNNNNNNNNNNNNNNNNNNNNNNNNNNNNNNNNNNNNNNNNNNNNNNNNNNNNNNNNNNNNNNNNNNNNNNNNNNNNNNNNNNNNNNNNNNNNNNNNNNNNNNNNNNNNNNNNNNNNNNNNNNNNNNNNNNNNNNNNNNNNNNNNNNNNNNNNNNNNNNNNNNNNNNNNNNNNNNNNNNNNNNNNNNNNNNNNNNNNNNNNNNNNNNNNNNNNNNNNNNNNNNNNNNNNNNNNNNNNNNNNNNNNNNNNNNNNNNNNNNNNNNNNNNNNNNNNNNNNNNNNNNNNNNNNNNNNNNNNNNNNNNNNNNNNNNNNNNNNNNNNNNNNNNNNNNNNNNNNNNNNNNNNNNNNNNNNNNNNNNNNNNNNNNNNNNNNNNNNNNNNNNNNNNNNNNNNNNNNNNNNNNNNNNNNNNNNNNNNNNNNNNNNNNNNNNNNNNNNNNNNNNNNNNNNNNNNNNNNNNNNNNNNNNNNNNNNNNNNNNNNNNNNNNNNNNNNNNNNNNNNNNNNNNNNNNNNNNNNNNNNNNNNNNNNNNNNNNNNNNNNNNNNNNNNNNNNNNNNNNNNNNNNNNNNNNNNNNNNNNNNNNNNNNNNNNNNNNNNNNNNNNNNNNNNNNNNNNNNNNNNNNNNNNNNNNNNNNNNNNNNNNNNNNNNNNNNNNNNNNNNNNNNNNNNNNNNNNNNNNNNNNNNNNNNNNNNNNNNNNNNNNNNNNNNNNNNNNNNNNNNNNNNNNNNNNNNNNNNNNNNNNNNNNNNNNNNNNNNNNNNNNNNNNNNNNNNNNNNNNNNNNNNNNNNNNNNNNNNNNNNNNNNNNNNNNNNNNNNNNNNNNNNNNNNNNNNNNNNNNNNNNNNNNNNNNNNNNNNNNNNNNNNNNNNNNNNNNNNNNNNNNNNNNNNNNNNNNNNNNNNNNNNNNNNNNNNNNNNNNNNNNNNNNNNNNNNNNNNNNNNNNNNNNNNNNNNNNNNNNNNNNNNNNNNNNNNNNNNNNNNNNNNNNNNNNNNNNNNNNNNNNNNNNNNNNNNNNNNNNNNNNNNNNNNNNNNNNNNNNNNNNNNNNNNNNNNNNNNNNNNNNNNNNNNNNNNNNNNNNNNNNNNNNNNNNNNNNNNNNNNNNNNNNNNNNNNNNNNNNNNNNNNNNNNNNNNNNNNNNNNNNNNNNNNNNNNNNNNNNNNNNNNNNNNNNNNNNNNNNNNNNNNNNNNNNNNNNNNNNNNNNNNNNNNNNNNNNNNNNNNNNNNNNNNNNNNNNNNNNNNNNNNNNNNNNNNNNNNNNNNNNNNNNNNNNNNNNNNNNNNNNNNNNNNNNNNNNNNNNNNNNNNNNNNNNNNNNNNNNNNNNNNNNNNNNNNNNNNNNNNNNNNNNNNNNNNNNNNNNNNNNNNNNNNNNNNNNNNNNNNNNNNNNNNNNNNNNNNNNNNNNNNNNNNNNNNNNNNNNNNNNNNNNNNNNNNNNNNNNNNNNNNNNNNNNNNNNNNNNNNNNNNNN
Above is a window of Endozoicomonas montiporae CL-33 DNA encoding:
- the istA gene encoding IS21 family transposase, with amino-acid sequence MINREDYLMIKQARDKGCYLEDIACQRGCSVSTVKRALQRQGPPPRRKSGVRQSKLDDFKSVIDALLAENVWNAEVIFAEIKGQGYAGGITILRDYIHPKRTLRESKATTRYETAPGHQLQHDWGELQIEVGGELRKVYVSVNVLGYSRRFYAFAAYSNDAEHTYESLIRAFEWFGGSSAQVLVDNQKAAVLEHPGNGQVKFNEGFLLLSRHYEFQPKACKPYRAQTKGKTERMVRYVKENFFQRYRSFESLEHLNQQLGDWLTNVADERHHDTLKEKVADRFAKEQPHLQKLPDIRYDTSYRETRRVPVDGYINFKTNRYSVPSTLVGQQVSIRMGLDRQLRVYGPDDTLVASHLLVDAKNRWVLDATHHRALYDEIKVETRDLSHYEEVV